In the genome of Cytobacillus luteolus, the window TGGCCCAATACCGACCTTAACAACATTAGCACCTGCTTCTATTAAATCTCTTGTTGCTTCAGCAGTTGCAACATTACCTGCAATAATATTTAGACTAGGATAAGCTTCTCTTATTTCACGAACTGTTTTTAATACACCTGCAGAATGTCCATGTGCAGTATCCACAACAATAACATCAGCATGTGCCTTTACTAGTTTTTCAACACGAAGGAGGGTATCAGCAGTTACTCCTACGGCAGCACCTACTAATAATCGACCATGTTGATCTTTAGCTGAATGTGGGAATTCAATTACTTTCTCAATATCCTTAATGGTAATTAAACCTTTTAATACACCGTTCTCATCGATTAAAGGGAGCTTTTCAATTTTATATCTTTGTAGTATTTTTTCTGCTTGGTCTAGTGTGGTTCCAACTGGTGCCGTTACAAGATTTTCTTTAGTCATTACGTCTGAAATTAGGATTGAATAATCTTGAATAAACCTTAAATCACGGTTTGTTAAAATTCCAACAAGCTTTTGCTCATCTGCGTTATTTACAATAGGTACACCAGAGATTCGGTATTTGCCCATTAAATGCTCTGCATCAAACACTTGATGTTCAGGAGTTAAGAAAAAAGGATCTGTGATAACACCACTTTCAGAACGTTTTACCTTATCTACCTGTTCAGCCTGTTGTTCAATAGACATATTTTTATGAATGATACCTAGACCACCTTGACGAGCAATCGAAATAGCCATTTCAGCTTCCGTAACAGTATCCATTCCCGCACTAATAATTGGGATATTTAGCTTTAAACTCTCTGTTAAAGCAACACTAGTGTTCACATCACGTGGCAATACTTCCGATTTTGCTGGCACTAATAATACATCATCAAACGTAAGACCTTCTTTAGCAAACTTTGTTTCCCACACTTCAAAATCCCCCTTTAGTTCGAAAAAAATATTATTAGTAGATTATCAACTCGGCTCTTGACTGTCAAGAAAGATACGATAAGTTCGACTATTCAAAAAACATTATTTGATACTTATCTTATAATAAAAACGAATCTCATGTGTAATCCTACAGTATAGACTATTTAAAAACGGTGTAATAACCTCTAAAGAATATGGAGGTCTTATAATTGAAGGATCAAAATCAAATTTGGAACTCTTTCTCTGCCTTCCATTCAGCAACTACCATTCAAAACTTATTGTTGCGCTGTTATAAAAAACAAAACTTTGAGGATGCAGATAAAAAAAGCTATGATAACTGTTATCCATTTATCTATTACCTAGAACATGGTCAA includes:
- the guaB gene encoding IMP dehydrogenase, with the translated sequence MWETKFAKEGLTFDDVLLVPAKSEVLPRDVNTSVALTESLKLNIPIISAGMDTVTEAEMAISIARQGGLGIIHKNMSIEQQAEQVDKVKRSESGVITDPFFLTPEHQVFDAEHLMGKYRISGVPIVNNADEQKLVGILTNRDLRFIQDYSILISDVMTKENLVTAPVGTTLDQAEKILQRYKIEKLPLIDENGVLKGLITIKDIEKVIEFPHSAKDQHGRLLVGAAVGVTADTLLRVEKLVKAHADVIVVDTAHGHSAGVLKTVREIREAYPSLNIIAGNVATAEATRDLIEAGANVVKVGIGPGSICTTRVVAGVGVPQITAVYDCATEARKHGVSIIADGGIKYSGDIVKALAAGGHAVMLGSMLAGVSESPGETEIFQGRRFKVYRGMGSVGAMEKGSKDRYFQEENKKFVPEGIEGRLPYKGPLSDTIYQLVGGLRSGMGYCGTKDLQELREEAQFIRMTGAGLRESHPHDVQITKEAPNYSLS